TCGTTAATGGATTAAATATTGAAGCCAGTCCCATATCATTGGCTTTGATTTCATTTTCCATTAATGTTCCGTTTGAGTCTTTATTTGTGGGTATTAATGATAACGTTATTAGTAATGTGGCTTTTTTTGATGACGAAATAAAAACTTATATTAAAGTGAATGGTTTAAATATAAGCTCAGGTGGTTTTATGGGAGGTGCGGAGTTAAGGGGAGTCAATTTTTCGGTATTTTCAGCAATGAATAAAATGAAAGGTTTTTCTGTTGGAGGAATACTAAATACTAAAAGTTTTTCTGGTATTAGTATTTCCGGTTTGGCTAATCTTTCTGATTCCGGAAATGGAATTCAGATTGCAATTTCAAATGTTTCAAGAAGACATAATGGCATTCAGTTAGGGCTATTTAATAATTCTAAAGATCTCCGAGGAATGCAGTTTGGTCTTTGGAATACAAATGGAAAAAGAAAATTACCTTTATTTAATTGGCAATTTAGAAAATAAACAAAATTAAAAATAGCTTTTCTTTTAAGCTATTAATCGAAAAACCCCCGATTCAAATAAATGAATTGGGGGTTTTCTATGAATAAACCTTTAGTAAACTAAGATCTGATTACTCTTTTTTCTCCTCACGCGGAGGTCTTGGAACAAGTGCTTTTTTAGACACTTTTTCTTTTTTAGTTTTAGGGTCAAGACCAAGATATTTTACTTGGAAAACATCTCCCATTTTAACTACATCAGCAACGTTTTCCGTACGTTCCCAAGCTAACTCTGATACGTGAAGCAATACTTCGTTTCCTGGTGCAGCAGTATATTCTACAACGGCTCCAAAATCAAGCATTTTAATTACTTTAACTTCGTAAGCTTCTCCCATTTGTGGTTTGAAAGTGATCGATTGGATTTTTGCCAATACTGCTTCAATTCCTGCAGGATCTGTACCTAAGATTTCGATTACACCTTGCTCGTCAACTTCGTTGATAACAATTGTAGTTCCGGTAGCTTTTTGTAATTCCTGAATTACTTTTCCACCAGGTCCAATTAATGCTCCAATAAAGTTTCCAGGAATAGTTCTCGTAATGATTTTTGGAGAATGTGCTTTTACGTCAGCTCTTGGTGCAGCAATAGTTTCAGTTAGTTTACCTAAAATATGTAAACGTCCTTCACGCGCCTGAGCCAAAGCTTGCTCCATAATGTCATAACGTAAACCATCAATTTTGATATCCATTTGGCAAGCCGTGATACCGTCAGCAGTTCCGGTTACTTTAAAGTCCATATCCCCTAAGTGATCTTCGTCTCCTAGGATATCAGACAATACTGCAAATTTCTCACCGTCAGTAATCAATCCCATAGCAATACCAGATACTGGCTTTACCATTTGAACTCCAGCATCCATAAGCGCCATTGTTCCTGCACAAACCGTTGCCATAGAAGAAGAACCGTTAGATTCTAAAACTTCAGAAACAATACGGATTGTATAAGGGCAATCTGCAGGAATCATATTTTTTAAAGCTCTTTGAGCTAAGTTACCGTGACCAACTTCTCTTCTTGAAGTTCCTCTTAATGGTTTTGCTTCACCAGTAGAGAAAGGAGGGAAGTTATAGTGCAGGTAGAATTTCTCTTCACCTTGTTCTGATGGAGAATCGATTTGGTTAGCCTCTCTGGAAGTTCCTAAAGTTACTGTAGCTAAAGCCTGAGTTTCTCCACGTGTAAATAAAGATGATCCGTGAACTCTTGGTAAGTAATCAACTTCACACCA
The Flavobacterium flavigenum genome window above contains:
- a CDS encoding LA_2272 family surface repeat-containing protein — translated: MKVLNQIKNRKLISKLNSKRYVIVLLMFCGFCYGQNSLKEKNSTLIDSVFQNHPFKTENENNSLDYFKWKSDYNLRNDSIKIFSLSPISRRVSKVNGFALGGGHYENQKIKLQIVNGLNIEASPISLALISFSINVPFESLFVGINDNVISNVAFFDDEIKTYIKVNGLNISSGGFMGGAELRGVNFSVFSAMNKMKGFSVGGILNTKSFSGISISGLANLSDSGNGIQIAISNVSRRHNGIQLGLFNNSKDLRGMQFGLWNTNGKRKLPLFNWQFRK
- a CDS encoding polyribonucleotide nucleotidyltransferase, which encodes MIPQLFVEKIDLGDGRSITIETGRLAKQADGSVVVRMGDTMILATAVSARTSNPGVDFLPLTVDYREKFAAAGRFPGGFFKREARPSDSEVLTMRLVDRVLRPLFPDDYHAETQVMIQLMSHDEEVMPDALAGLAASAALAVSDIPFYNLISEVRVARIDGKLVINPSREDLERSDIDMMIGASMDSVAMVEGEMKEISEAEMIEAIKFAHEAIKVQIEAQYRLQAAFGKKEIRTYEGEKENEEIYKKVKAAAYDKIYAIAKVGSAKHERSAAFAEVKEEVKALFTEEELATDGDLVSKYFYKTNKEAVRNVVLELGVRLDGRKTTDIRPIWCEVDYLPRVHGSSLFTRGETQALATVTLGTSREANQIDSPSEQGEEKFYLHYNFPPFSTGEAKPLRGTSRREVGHGNLAQRALKNMIPADCPYTIRIVSEVLESNGSSSMATVCAGTMALMDAGVQMVKPVSGIAMGLITDGEKFAVLSDILGDEDHLGDMDFKVTGTADGITACQMDIKIDGLRYDIMEQALAQAREGRLHILGKLTETIAAPRADVKAHSPKIITRTIPGNFIGALIGPGGKVIQELQKATGTTIVINEVDEQGVIEILGTDPAGIEAVLAKIQSITFKPQMGEAYEVKVIKMLDFGAVVEYTAAPGNEVLLHVSELAWERTENVADVVKMGDVFQVKYLGLDPKTKKEKVSKKALVPRPPREEKKE